In Clostridium sp. SY8519, one genomic interval encodes:
- a CDS encoding LysR family transcriptional regulator, with amino-acid sequence MNMKQIECFIALAETLNFTKASELCYVSQSAFSRLISSLEDELGCTLIARSKVNPRLTNAGERIYEQAKLILFHSTEMKNIATIANNGELGDFRIGILEKGLTKYCVNLILEYQEKCPNISFDFQEYGEVNLVKAIEHQQVDFGILPFFPEMLQEKMDYIILEKTRNCVFVPEGHPIASHSSISITELKDEPFIVMHSDNMNAGYQYYMGVCRQNGFEPRIAAQGDSISSIEYYLRCKKGVFLSIEAIFDYANEGIVSVPVEELEDNLIYLVWNRNRESKELDKFLAFVGNKVFGRE; translated from the coding sequence ATGAACATGAAACAGATTGAGTGCTTTATCGCGCTCGCGGAAACCCTCAACTTCACAAAAGCATCTGAACTGTGCTATGTGAGCCAGTCTGCATTCAGTCGTCTGATTTCCTCGCTAGAGGATGAGCTGGGCTGTACGCTGATCGCCAGAAGCAAAGTAAACCCCAGGCTGACCAATGCCGGCGAGCGCATTTATGAGCAGGCGAAACTGATCCTGTTTCACAGCACAGAGATGAAAAACATCGCAACCATCGCGAACAATGGCGAGCTGGGTGATTTTCGGATCGGTATCCTGGAAAAAGGCCTGACGAAGTACTGCGTAAACCTGATCCTGGAATATCAGGAGAAGTGTCCTAACATAAGTTTTGATTTTCAGGAATACGGAGAAGTCAATCTGGTCAAGGCGATCGAGCATCAGCAGGTGGATTTTGGTATTTTGCCCTTTTTTCCGGAAATGCTGCAGGAGAAGATGGATTATATAATCCTGGAAAAGACCAGAAACTGCGTGTTCGTACCGGAAGGACACCCGATCGCTTCGCATTCGTCAATCTCTATTACAGAATTAAAAGACGAACCGTTCATCGTCATGCACAGCGACAACATGAATGCAGGTTATCAGTATTATATGGGTGTTTGCAGACAGAATGGTTTTGAGCCGCGGATCGCGGCACAGGGTGATTCCATCAGCAGTATCGAGTACTACCTGCGTTGTAAAAAAGGGGTATTCCTGTCAATTGAGGCAATCTTTGACTATGCCAATGAAGGCATCGTATCGGTGCCGGTAGAGGAGCTTGAAGACAATCTGATCTATCTAGTCTGGAACCGGAACCGCGAGAGCAAGGAACTGGATAAGTTCCTCGCGTTTGTCGGAAACAAGGTGTTCGGGCGGGAGTAA
- a CDS encoding pyruvate:ferredoxin oxidoreductase subunit alpha-like protein, producing the protein MARVLMKGGEAIVEAAVRAGCRFFAGYPITPQNAREYVGRNDRWN; encoded by the coding sequence ATGGCAAGAGTATTAATGAAAGGCGGTGAAGCGATCGTCGAAGCAGCAGTAAGAGCCGGATGCCGTTTTTTCGCAGGGTATCCTATCACACCACAAAATGCTCGAGAATATGTAGGGAGGAATGACAGATGGAATTGA
- a CDS encoding thiamine pyrophosphate-dependent enzyme — MELIYSRTKTIQEDKVSGFCPGCMHSTVVKLIGEVLEEMDIANKAVMINGIGCCGLHIDYITYDNITAPHGRACAVATGLKRVRPNTLYFTYQGDGDLASIGLAETMSAANRGENFTVIFINNGIYGMTGGQLAPTTLLGMKASTAPKGRSAEEHGYPIHVCETLDTLTEPVYLERTSCNTPANVAKTKNAIRKAFQNQLDGKGFSLVEIVTSCPTNWGLSPLDSLDFLEEKMLKEFPLGVIRDR; from the coding sequence ATGGAATTGATATATAGCAGAACAAAGACCATTCAGGAAGACAAAGTCTCCGGTTTTTGCCCCGGATGTATGCATAGCACGGTAGTAAAGCTGATCGGGGAAGTCCTGGAGGAAATGGATATTGCAAATAAAGCTGTCATGATCAACGGGATCGGCTGCTGCGGACTCCACATAGATTACATCACATATGATAATATTACGGCGCCGCATGGCCGCGCCTGTGCAGTAGCAACCGGCTTAAAGCGTGTCCGCCCGAATACACTCTATTTTACCTATCAGGGAGATGGCGACCTGGCATCTATCGGTCTGGCTGAGACCATGTCGGCCGCAAACCGTGGTGAGAATTTCACCGTCATTTTTATCAACAACGGCATTTATGGTATGACAGGCGGACAGTTGGCTCCTACTACTTTGCTTGGAATGAAAGCGTCCACGGCGCCAAAAGGCAGGAGCGCAGAGGAACATGGATATCCGATACATGTCTGTGAGACGCTTGACACCTTGACAGAACCGGTCTATCTGGAGAGGACCAGCTGCAATACCCCTGCAAATGTCGCGAAGACAAAGAATGCGATCCGCAAAGCATTCCAAAATCAGCTTGACGGGAAAGGGTTTTCTCTCGTGGAGATTGTGACAAGCTGTCCGACGAACTGGGGACTGAGTCCACTGGATTCTTTGGATTTCCTGGAAGAGAAGATGTTAAAAGAATTTCCTCTGGGTGTAATCCGGGACCGATAG
- a CDS encoding CaiB/BaiF CoA-transferase family protein produces MNKRLPLDGLKVVELATVVATPITGRLLSDYGAEVIKVEALAGDLLRPTGMWHQLPVEDDHNPLFDLCNTGKRLVALNLKSKEGMGAFIKLLERADIFLSNVRMQSLERMGIDYESIKDRFPGLIYAHFSGFGLNGPEKNKPGYDSTAFWMRTGGSTDISTPGAFPLRPSFAFGDIATASEFLAAILMAVIGRNQTGEGTMVATSLLQSGIWCNAVAVMNAQPQYGKDYPVERFLPGHPLADYYECKDGEYIAIMQNDYQKDRKLFADLFGLQELLDDPDLDTLTSMHKSGKVPALTHRMQDVMLQKTASEWDEILNENDIPHELAHHFRNTWQDPQARAVGAFDEVNYPEDVVTAIPRPPFDFSGYGRKNFQKTGGIGADTREVLEELGYSDEQIRIIEQA; encoded by the coding sequence ATGAACAAACGACTGCCGTTAGATGGCTTGAAGGTAGTAGAGCTCGCCACTGTCGTGGCAACACCGATTACAGGGAGACTGCTGTCGGATTACGGTGCGGAGGTGATCAAAGTCGAGGCGCTGGCAGGGGATTTGCTGCGCCCTACCGGTATGTGGCATCAATTACCGGTCGAGGATGACCACAATCCGCTGTTTGATTTGTGCAACACGGGAAAACGTCTGGTGGCACTGAATCTGAAATCAAAGGAAGGGATGGGGGCATTTATTAAGCTTCTGGAGCGGGCAGATATTTTTCTCTCAAATGTCCGCATGCAGTCATTGGAACGCATGGGGATAGACTATGAAAGCATAAAGGATCGTTTTCCCGGACTGATCTATGCCCATTTCTCAGGATTTGGGTTAAATGGTCCGGAGAAAAATAAGCCGGGTTACGATTCTACTGCGTTTTGGATGCGCACCGGAGGATCGACAGATATCTCGACTCCTGGTGCCTTTCCCTTAAGACCATCCTTTGCGTTTGGTGATATCGCGACGGCGTCTGAGTTTCTGGCAGCGATCCTGATGGCAGTGATTGGCCGTAATCAGACCGGGGAGGGAACGATGGTGGCGACATCACTGCTGCAGTCAGGAATCTGGTGCAATGCCGTGGCTGTCATGAATGCCCAGCCTCAGTATGGAAAGGACTATCCGGTTGAGCGCTTTTTGCCGGGACATCCTTTGGCAGATTACTACGAGTGTAAGGACGGAGAGTATATCGCAATCATGCAGAATGATTATCAGAAAGACCGGAAGCTCTTTGCGGATTTATTCGGACTGCAGGAGCTTCTGGACGATCCGGATTTGGATACGCTGACGAGCATGCATAAGTCTGGGAAAGTGCCTGCGCTCACACACCGGATGCAGGATGTTATGCTTCAAAAAACTGCCTCGGAGTGGGATGAAATACTGAATGAAAATGATATCCCGCATGAGCTGGCACATCATTTCCGGAATACATGGCAGGATCCACAGGCCAGAGCTGTTGGCGCATTTGATGAGGTGAATTATCCGGAAGATGTGGTTACAGCCATTCCGAGACCGCCGTTTGATTTTTCCGGGTATGGCAGGAAGAACTTCCAAAAGACCGGTGGAATCGGTGCGGACACAAGAGAGGTTCTGGAAGAACTGGGATATTCGGATGAACAGATTAGAATAATAGAACAGGCGTGA
- a CDS encoding flavodoxin family protein, with translation MSFYGKWKVVTKTPMGNTEAIWDVFEENGAPKATIFADDALTDFDSVVIDGDSFIMDVKLKSIIGKMKFHMEGTVDGDTLSGTAKMKMGSSPFEGERITDEAAKAMEEEKAAPAEETAAEEPAGPKRILGISCGRPFGNSELLLREALMGAEEAGAEVEMVRLNEFDIKPCTGCTACMAKLGKGQENLCVQKDDFPVLRDRILWSDAVIISAPIYLIRPIASLLVVTDRIGPWHDVASFEQMGLNKPGSPIDQRLFKQRCAGFISVGGAIRPQYASMGLTLMNDFTYPMHIKVVDQIMVLNSNSSGQAIYHDEKVARVHQLGINVTENACKPEEEMKWCGDFDGTCPVCHGNLMTIDNGDETITCAICGIKGSVTVEDGKIHVDFADDELIHSRLTKEECWIHMQEIMQSFEEFGEIAEEVKAKEQKYRDYQVKIVKP, from the coding sequence ATGAGTTTTTACGGAAAATGGAAGGTCGTTACGAAAACACCGATGGGCAACACAGAGGCAATCTGGGATGTGTTTGAAGAAAACGGTGCGCCGAAAGCAACGATTTTTGCGGACGATGCGTTAACTGATTTTGATTCGGTCGTGATCGACGGCGACAGTTTTATCATGGATGTGAAATTAAAATCCATTATCGGAAAGATGAAGTTCCATATGGAAGGAACCGTTGATGGAGATACACTTTCCGGAACAGCCAAAATGAAGATGGGGAGCTCTCCGTTTGAGGGGGAGCGGATCACGGATGAAGCTGCCAAAGCAATGGAAGAAGAGAAAGCAGCTCCTGCAGAAGAAACTGCAGCAGAAGAGCCGGCAGGGCCGAAGAGGATTCTTGGTATCAGCTGCGGGCGTCCGTTTGGAAACAGTGAGCTTTTGCTGCGCGAAGCATTGATGGGTGCAGAGGAAGCAGGTGCGGAAGTAGAAATGGTACGCCTGAACGAGTTTGACATCAAGCCGTGTACCGGATGTACCGCCTGTATGGCAAAATTAGGAAAAGGACAGGAAAACCTCTGCGTACAGAAGGATGACTTCCCGGTTCTGCGTGACCGTATCCTCTGGAGCGATGCGGTGATCATCAGTGCGCCGATCTATCTGATCCGACCGATCGCATCTTTGCTGGTCGTAACGGACCGCATCGGTCCGTGGCATGATGTGGCAAGCTTTGAACAGATGGGCTTAAACAAACCGGGATCACCGATCGATCAGAGACTGTTCAAACAGCGCTGTGCCGGATTTATCTCTGTAGGCGGTGCGATTCGCCCACAGTATGCATCCATGGGGCTGACACTGATGAATGATTTTACATATCCGATGCACATCAAGGTGGTCGATCAGATCATGGTGCTGAATTCTAACTCTTCAGGACAGGCAATCTATCATGACGAAAAGGTAGCCAGAGTGCATCAGCTAGGCATCAATGTGACAGAAAATGCATGTAAGCCGGAAGAAGAGATGAAGTGGTGCGGCGACTTTGATGGTACCTGTCCGGTCTGCCACGGCAATCTGATGACCATTGACAATGGAGACGAAACCATTACCTGTGCAATTTGCGGCATCAAGGGAAGCGTCACCGTAGAAGACGGCAAGATTCATGTGGATTTTGCGGATGACGAACTGATCCATTCCCGCCTGACGAAGGAAGAATGCTGGATCCACATGCAGGAGATCATGCAGTCCTTTGAGGAATTTGGTGAGATCGCGGAGGAGGTGAAAGCAAAAGAACAGAAGTACCGTGATTATCAGGTGAAGATCGTAAAGCCATAA
- a CDS encoding LysR family transcriptional regulator: protein MLFIHAKNSLSCEIIHLPDSKVRKQEYSHMIINYELYQIFYYVASCGNITAAASRLYLSQSTVSRAIQNLEKELNCTLFLRSQKGMELTADGNYLFSHVKKAFSEISIAENHLHALGALETGFLRIGVTEMTLHYYLLKRLRKFRDDYPGIQVSLSFEKTKPALSELHENTLDIAVLTTPVPEDPQLLIQRQTLCTIQDVMIGGNRFRHLAGRKVAISELEDEAFIMMEEGTSTWKYVRNYFEQYNTSINEIFHVCSLSLIRTMAEMNMGLGILPEIYLKEYDGSDLFIVDLKEALPKREICALTSTDCPIHPVRDTFMKYLLQ, encoded by the coding sequence ATGTTGTTTATTCATGCTAAAAATAGTTTATCGTGTGAAATTATCCACCTTCCTGATTCAAAAGTCCGAAAACAGGAGTATTCCCATATGATCATAAACTACGAATTATATCAGATTTTCTATTATGTGGCGTCATGTGGAAATATTACAGCTGCCGCAAGCCGGCTGTATCTTTCACAGTCCACTGTCAGCCGTGCCATCCAGAATCTTGAAAAAGAACTGAACTGTACGCTTTTTTTGCGCTCCCAAAAAGGAATGGAACTGACAGCAGACGGAAACTATCTGTTTTCCCACGTCAAAAAAGCCTTTTCAGAAATATCCATTGCCGAAAACCATCTGCATGCTTTGGGCGCTCTGGAAACCGGTTTTCTGCGCATTGGGGTCACTGAAATGACGCTGCATTATTACCTGCTTAAGCGTTTGCGGAAGTTCCGTGATGACTATCCCGGCATCCAGGTCTCCCTATCCTTTGAGAAAACAAAACCCGCCCTGTCTGAATTGCATGAAAATACACTCGACATTGCGGTTCTTACAACCCCTGTCCCGGAAGATCCTCAGCTTCTAATTCAAAGGCAAACCCTATGCACCATTCAGGATGTTATGATCGGCGGAAACCGCTTCCGACATCTGGCTGGAAGGAAGGTTGCCATTTCTGAACTGGAAGATGAAGCATTTATCATGATGGAAGAAGGCACCAGCACATGGAAATATGTCCGAAATTATTTTGAACAGTACAACACATCGATCAATGAAATATTCCATGTTTGCTCCCTGTCATTGATCCGTACTATGGCGGAAATGAATATGGGGCTTGGCATCCTTCCCGAGATTTATCTCAAAGAGTACGATGGATCAGATTTGTTTATCGTTGATCTGAAAGAAGCCCTTCCCAAACGGGAAATCTGTGCTCTCACAAGCACAGACTGCCCAATCCATCCCGTTCGGGATACTTTTATGAAATATCTGCTGCAGTAA
- a CDS encoding sulfite exporter TauE/SafE family protein: MVLLLVIVCCFVSALVQRISGFGLATLLMPLLLLFQSFSDALIVVGVISCIGSLILVVQQFRHIQWKKLIIPMMPYVVISLLITRLMANSNVENLKKWLGLFLFVLGIYLIISARRAHKQKKHSDPQKGALPVGLGVGAVTGVINPLFNVAGPPMAIYFLRVCKDNLAYLATMQVFLSFISLYTNTIRAVNGMFSVHVILPILLGVVGILAGFGAGGKIFGRLDAEKLKYIVYTVVACSGLWTFISDVFSGQF; encoded by the coding sequence ATGGTTTTATTGCTGGTTATAGTATGCTGCTTTGTCAGCGCGCTGGTTCAGCGGATTTCCGGTTTTGGGCTGGCGACCCTGCTGATGCCTCTGCTTTTGCTGTTCCAATCTTTTTCAGATGCTCTGATTGTTGTAGGTGTGATCAGCTGCATCGGATCATTGATCTTAGTGGTTCAGCAGTTTCGTCACATACAGTGGAAAAAACTGATCATTCCAATGATGCCATATGTGGTTATCAGTCTTTTGATCACAAGACTGATGGCAAATTCAAATGTAGAAAATCTGAAAAAATGGCTGGGGTTGTTTTTATTTGTTCTCGGCATCTATCTGATCATTTCTGCAAGGCGTGCGCATAAGCAGAAAAAACATTCCGATCCGCAGAAAGGGGCTCTTCCGGTCGGCCTTGGTGTTGGGGCAGTTACCGGAGTCATCAATCCGCTCTTTAATGTGGCAGGGCCTCCTATGGCTATCTATTTCTTAAGAGTCTGCAAGGATAACCTGGCTTATCTAGCAACGATGCAGGTGTTTCTGTCCTTTATTTCGCTGTATACCAACACGATCCGTGCAGTAAACGGGATGTTTTCAGTTCATGTCATTCTTCCAATATTGCTTGGAGTCGTTGGCATATTGGCGGGATTTGGCGCAGGCGGGAAAATATTCGGCCGCCTGGATGCAGAAAAGTTAAAATATATTGTCTATACTGTCGTTGCCTGCTCTGGTTTATGGACTTTTATCAGTGACGTTTTTTCGGGTCAGTTTTAA
- a CDS encoding helix-turn-helix domain-containing protein — translation MYVGLKKIQNLFYDYPSRLTDSDGLHCLTGWNQLSSAPEPYASYLLYVCTDETDLTKIGFIDHMHVLCIITPGSNQEQIISRFPDNISLLLIESAEPVEIYTALQDFFNRQCGVGMFGQTLLDFLSFEDGLQSSIEYAYNVFHNPVFVFDSNYNLIAATWKAIEELGINDSVISEKRFSEDDFKMANREHNIHSKVLKSEIPIIAFNKALGYEQMYCAINTQKNLGHIVISAVNKPFEPIDKEFMLILKKYVDQLMKKDTFIRSAKGFNYEYFLRDLLDKKIDTGSNNSANMKYTEITFSGNMYCMVIETARSTETVNINHIRNIIESRFPYSKTLIYNEQIVIILSFLDNQYISDEYLKMGNKLCLGNGLFAGISNCFENILELREYYAQALRAIEFGARINDVPALYPYWDYYLQHVISQSLIKESGNTFCHPKMKLLLDYDKTHHSELAYTLYMYLIHERNLAADAEAMEMHRTSLVYRFKKISSLIDDNFDNYKERLYLILSYEMNKY, via the coding sequence ATGTATGTCGGATTAAAGAAAATCCAGAATCTGTTCTATGATTACCCATCCCGTCTTACAGACTCTGACGGACTGCATTGTTTAACAGGCTGGAACCAGTTGAGTTCCGCGCCGGAACCCTATGCATCTTATCTCCTGTATGTTTGTACTGATGAGACAGATCTGACTAAGATCGGCTTCATTGACCATATGCATGTTCTTTGCATCATAACACCCGGTTCGAATCAGGAACAGATCATCAGCCGATTTCCTGACAACATTAGCCTACTGCTCATAGAAAGCGCAGAGCCTGTTGAGATCTATACTGCATTACAGGATTTCTTTAACCGTCAATGCGGTGTGGGCATGTTTGGACAGACACTGCTCGATTTTCTTTCCTTCGAAGACGGATTACAATCTTCTATTGAATACGCATACAATGTTTTTCATAATCCCGTTTTTGTATTTGATAGCAATTACAATCTAATCGCCGCTACCTGGAAAGCCATTGAAGAATTGGGAATCAACGATTCTGTCATATCAGAAAAACGCTTTTCCGAAGATGATTTTAAAATGGCGAACCGGGAACATAATATCCATAGCAAGGTATTAAAAAGCGAGATACCTATTATCGCTTTCAATAAAGCGCTCGGTTATGAGCAAATGTATTGCGCAATCAATACACAAAAGAATCTCGGTCATATTGTAATTTCTGCCGTGAATAAGCCATTTGAACCAATTGACAAAGAATTTATGCTGATCCTCAAGAAATATGTCGATCAGCTAATGAAGAAAGACACTTTTATCCGAAGTGCAAAGGGATTCAATTATGAATACTTCCTGCGCGATCTGCTGGATAAAAAAATTGATACCGGCAGCAACAATTCCGCAAATATGAAATATACAGAAATCACATTTAGCGGAAATATGTACTGCATGGTAATTGAGACAGCACGCAGCACGGAAACTGTTAATATCAATCATATTAGAAATATAATAGAAAGCCGTTTCCCGTATTCTAAGACACTTATCTACAACGAACAGATTGTCATTATCCTAAGCTTTCTCGATAACCAGTATATTTCTGATGAATATCTGAAAATGGGCAATAAATTATGCCTGGGAAACGGCTTGTTTGCCGGCATTAGTAATTGTTTTGAAAACATTCTGGAATTGCGCGAATACTATGCGCAGGCACTACGTGCCATTGAATTCGGTGCCAGGATCAATGATGTGCCCGCATTATATCCCTACTGGGATTATTATCTGCAACATGTAATCAGCCAGTCTCTCATAAAAGAATCCGGCAATACATTCTGTCATCCGAAAATGAAACTATTATTGGATTATGATAAAACACATCATTCTGAGCTTGCGTATACATTATATATGTATCTGATCCATGAACGTAATTTAGCTGCGGATGCCGAGGCCATGGAGATGCACCGCACCTCTCTGGTGTATAGATTCAAAAAAATCAGTTCTCTGATTGATGACAATTTTGATAACTATAAAGAGCGTTTATACCTCATTCTGTCTTATGAAATGAATAAATATTGA
- a CDS encoding [FeFe] hydrogenase, group A: MLQIMINGNPVPARDGATILEAAYENKYARMQFDTEILSLQYLKGVQEKDDSGLCIVEVQGKGIVNAATTLIESDMKVITDSEAVRYEQKKILQEILDHHDRDCRNCNRTGNCELQDVQHKLRMTKNPVTEAFESVPVKTDGIIVRDDNKCIRCGRCVAACENLQGIGAIKMEGEGLTAKVVPSKGETLIESGCVGCGQCITVCPVGALHERDDVDAVLEMVKDPDKYVVIQAAPSVRAGISEAFGYPIGSGTKGKLAAAMRKIGFDRVFDTVFSADLTIMEEANELVERIQTGGTFPMFTSCCPGWINYIETYYDDMLPHVSSCKSPQQMFGAMVKTFLSEKEGIPADKIVVVSTMPCTAKKRELGRDDQSAAGVPDVDFSLTSRELARMIERCGISFPGLEDEEFDAPLGIGSGAGTIFGATGGVMEAALRTANDWLNGEAQGEVEFKEARGTKDLKESTYKVGDLT, from the coding sequence ATGTTGCAGATTATGATCAATGGAAACCCTGTACCTGCAAGGGATGGCGCTACAATTCTGGAAGCGGCTTACGAAAACAAATATGCCAGAATGCAGTTTGATACGGAAATTTTATCCCTGCAGTATTTAAAGGGCGTACAGGAAAAGGATGACAGCGGACTTTGTATTGTTGAGGTACAGGGGAAAGGAATCGTCAATGCGGCAACGACGCTGATCGAGTCGGATATGAAAGTCATTACGGATTCCGAAGCTGTCAGATACGAGCAGAAAAAAATTCTGCAGGAGATCCTCGACCACCACGACAGAGACTGCAGAAACTGTAATCGTACCGGAAACTGCGAACTGCAGGATGTGCAGCATAAGCTTCGCATGACAAAGAACCCCGTAACGGAAGCGTTTGAATCTGTTCCGGTAAAGACAGACGGCATCATTGTCAGGGATGACAATAAGTGCATCCGCTGCGGCCGCTGTGTGGCAGCATGTGAAAACCTGCAGGGAATCGGCGCGATCAAAATGGAAGGGGAAGGCCTGACTGCAAAGGTCGTACCGTCAAAAGGCGAGACACTCATTGAGAGCGGTTGTGTCGGCTGCGGACAGTGTATTACGGTTTGCCCGGTCGGCGCACTGCATGAAAGAGATGACGTGGATGCTGTATTAGAGATGGTAAAGGATCCGGATAAATACGTTGTGATCCAGGCAGCACCTTCCGTACGTGCAGGTATCTCAGAAGCCTTTGGTTATCCGATCGGCTCTGGCACGAAAGGAAAGCTTGCGGCAGCGATGAGAAAGATCGGATTCGACCGTGTATTTGATACCGTTTTCTCAGCAGACTTAACGATCATGGAAGAAGCAAACGAGCTGGTAGAGCGCATTCAGACGGGCGGAACCTTTCCGATGTTCACCTCCTGCTGTCCGGGATGGATCAATTACATTGAGACCTATTATGATGACATGCTTCCGCATGTATCTTCCTGCAAATCCCCGCAGCAGATGTTTGGCGCAATGGTAAAGACATTCCTTTCTGAGAAAGAAGGAATCCCGGCAGACAAGATCGTCGTTGTCAGCACGATGCCCTGTACCGCAAAGAAACGCGAGCTTGGCAGAGATGACCAGAGCGCGGCGGGTGTTCCGGATGTTGACTTCTCACTGACAAGCCGTGAGCTTGCACGTATGATCGAGCGCTGCGGCATCTCCTTCCCGGGACTTGAGGATGAGGAATTTGATGCACCGCTTGGCATCGGCTCCGGTGCAGGTACGATCTTTGGCGCGACCGGTGGTGTTATGGAAGCTGCGCTTCGTACAGCAAATGACTGGCTGAATGGTGAAGCACAGGGCGAGGTCGAGTTTAAAGAAGCCCGCGGTACGAAAGATCTGAAGGAATCAACCTACAAGGTTGGAGATCTGACATAG
- a CDS encoding FAD-binding protein, with the protein MHHHHEFEGKKISAVQIDVDFMTPFCKQVMAGGAQILERTYFTDLLTNDGKVVGAVGLNLDTTDIVVVRAKEVVLATNEFNPSCRDMFYAPATGYMAAYEAGAQLRNVEHLTEWDLVYRNTGNFLYGVHWVVCNSKGENIFKKHNSHSLEELDVNLIRGMAKELEMGNGPLVADFTQLPKTNEGADGFFYGIEMKQRLDLDEFIRNHQDIDLSNPKPEVSVSYRVSIRSLRIDVEGKTSVPHLWGLGQMTTAGSAHGSWVHGDGLGVAAKTGLMTAKAMAKYIDDSELGEIDEKQLEFFKNRIFEAAEYKGEFRPDHVIRHISRLIKRPEYSFNKTEETMTELIAELNEIRDQYKDMIHLPKVNGHYLAKAIELRTMIDMLEMMFMVFKTRKESRGCFSRLDYPERDDKNWLKWVILEKGEDGKPSIFTERIPIERYPFKPEGWEEIAMAE; encoded by the coding sequence ATGCATCATCACCATGAGTTTGAGGGCAAGAAGATCTCCGCAGTTCAGATTGACGTAGACTTCATGACACCGTTCTGCAAACAGGTTATGGCAGGCGGCGCACAGATCTTAGAGCGCACCTACTTTACAGACCTTCTGACCAATGACGGCAAAGTTGTCGGCGCAGTCGGACTGAACCTGGATACAACAGATATTGTCGTTGTACGCGCTAAGGAAGTCGTCCTTGCAACCAACGAGTTCAACCCGTCCTGCAGAGACATGTTCTATGCACCGGCAACCGGTTATATGGCAGCTTATGAAGCAGGCGCGCAGCTTAGAAACGTAGAGCATCTGACAGAGTGGGATCTGGTTTACAGAAATACCGGTAACTTCCTGTACGGCGTTCACTGGGTTGTATGTAACAGCAAGGGCGAGAATATCTTCAAGAAACACAACTCACATTCCTTAGAAGAGCTTGATGTCAACCTGATCCGCGGTATGGCCAAAGAGCTTGAAATGGGCAATGGTCCGCTGGTTGCAGACTTTACACAGCTTCCGAAGACCAACGAAGGTGCTGATGGTTTCTTCTATGGAATCGAAATGAAGCAGAGACTGGATCTGGATGAGTTCATCCGCAATCACCAGGATATCGATCTGAGCAATCCGAAGCCGGAAGTATCCGTATCCTACCGTGTCAGCATCCGTTCCCTCCGTATTGATGTAGAAGGTAAGACCAGCGTTCCGCATCTGTGGGGCCTCGGTCAGATGACAACAGCCGGTTCTGCACACGGCAGCTGGGTACACGGCGACGGGCTTGGTGTAGCAGCCAAGACCGGTCTGATGACTGCAAAGGCAATGGCAAAATACATTGATGATTCTGAACTTGGCGAGATCGACGAGAAGCAGTTAGAGTTCTTCAAGAATAGAATCTTCGAAGCAGCGGAATACAAAGGTGAGTTCCGTCCGGATCATGTGATCCGTCACATCTCCCGCCTGATCAAGAGACCGGAATACAGCTTCAATAAGACAGAAGAGACCATGACAGAGCTGATCGCAGAGCTGAATGAGATCCGTGATCAGTACAAAGATATGATCCACCTGCCGAAGGTAAATGGTCATTATCTTGCAAAGGCAATCGAGCTGCGTACCATGATCGATATGCTTGAGATGATGTTCATGGTATTCAAGACCAGAAAAGAGAGCCGCGGATGCTTCAGCCGTCTGGATTATCCGGAGCGCGACGACAAGAACTGGCTCAAGTGGGTCATCCTTGAAAAAGGTGAAGACGGCAAGCCGTCCATCTTCACAGAGCGTATCCCGATTGAACGCTATCCGTTCAAGCCGGAAGGTTGGGAAGAAATCGCAATGGCAGAATAA